Proteins encoded in a region of the Diabrotica virgifera virgifera chromosome 4, PGI_DIABVI_V3a genome:
- the LOC126883850 gene encoding uncharacterized protein LOC126883850: MPFFATEEGRYLASSLGDPLIKGLTEVANKRPDDPIAYLAQYLYNFANNRNSIKSRGKTQEEPQHIITGSPTDGDNNNAIPATIDVVTVDPNNDQEDESAFSPTSRDEHGQSMLHFAAARSHGRNALFQLLKETEINVAYRDELYRTARDISIQANLPDNTEEIDRYVLHIATKGDTDKLVELLLDGYDHITDIVDNEDVPIVEAVSNANQPDTVSFLQSILAFEEKRERVHHAIRQGSINDVTVLLADENDTGSGKLLAIGKNSYGRCTLHIAVLCQQEEIVDYLANTFPDTLKLGDNLERTALHYAMGVEKMETISRVLIKAGATRVVKDLKGRQPTYYFLNKSDILRLQEEEETF, translated from the exons ATGCCTTTTTTCGCTACTGAGGAAGGTCGATACTTAGCCTCAT CTTTGGGAGATCCGCTAATCAAGGGGTTGACTGAAGTTGCCAACAAACGTCCAGATGATCCTATTGCGTACCTTGCACAGTATTTGTATAACTTTGCGAACAACAGAAACAGTATTAAGTCCAGGGGTAAGACACAG GAGGAACCCCAACATATTATAACAGGCTCTCCTACTGATGGGGACAACAATAATGCAATACCTGCTACCATAGATGTTGTCACTGTAGATCCCAACAATGACCAAGAAGACGAATCAGCTTTTAGTCCCACTAGTAGA GACGAGCACGGTCAAAGCATGCTCCACTTTGCTGCTGCAAGATCTCATGGTCGTAATGCGTTGTTTCAACTTTTAAAAGAAACAGAAATCAACGTAGCATATCGCGACGAGCTGTACAGAACTGCTAGAGATATCAGCATCCAAGCAAATCTGCCTGACAATACCGAAGAAATAGATAGATATGTGTTACATATTGCTACCAAAG GTGATACAGATAAACTAGTGGAACTACTACTAGATGGCTATGATCACATAACAGATATAGTTGATAACGAGGACGTACCAATTGTCGAAGCAGTATCCAACGCGAACCAACCTGATACAGTTTCATTTCTACAATCAATACTAGCCTTCGAG gaaaaaaggGAAAGGGTTCATCATGCTATTCGTCAAGGTTCCATCAATGACGTGACCGTGCTTCTGGCTGATGAAAACGATACAGGAAGTGGGAAACTGCTGGCGATAGGCAAAAACAGCTATGGACGATGTACTCTGCATATTGCGGTATTGTGTCAACAGGAAGAAATCGTTGACTATCTGGCTAATACTTTCCCGGACACACTCAAACTAGGAGATAAT CTCGAAAGAACAGCTCTACATTACGCCATGGGCGTGGAAAAAATGGAAACCATCAGTAGAGTCCTGATCAAAGCAGGAGCCACCAGAGTGGTGAAGGATCTCAAGGGCAGACAACCGACTTACTATTTCCTCAACAAATCAGACATTCTGagactacaagaagaagaagagacgtTTTGA